In Rhizobium sp. BG4, the genomic stretch CGCCGACCTTGGCGACGGTGAAGCCTTGCTGCTTCAGTTCGCCGACGATCCGCTGCTTGTCTTCAGGCATCAGCTCGGCGCGCACCTCAATGCCGAGCTGCTCGCCGATCGCCTTGGCGGTGCGGGCGTTGTCGCCGGTCAGCATCACCACCTTGACGCCGCGTGCTGTCAGCGCCTTGAGCCCGGCTGCCGCATCATCGCGCGGCTCGTCGCGCATGGCGATAACGCCGGCGATCGCGCCGTTGACGAGCAGGATCGAGACCGTCTTGCCTTGATCGTTCAGCGCCTGGATCGCGCTGTCCTGTTCCGGGCTCAGTTGTTCGCGGACTGCGGCGGGAGAGAAGAGATCGAGCTGCTCGCCTCCGACGCGGCCGGTCATGCCCTTGCCGGCAATGGCGGCGACTTCGAATGCCGGGGGCACGGGTACCTTGTCTGCCGCTGCGCGGTTGAGGATCGCCAGCGCCAGCGGGTGGCTGGAGCTGCGCTCCAGCACTGCGGCGCGCGAGAGGACCTGCGCCTCGGTGAAGCTGCCGAAGGCGAGGATGTCGGTGACTTTCGGCTTTCCCTCGGTCAGCGTGCCGGTCTTGTCGAGCGCTACGGCGGTGATCTTGCCGAGACCTTCCAGAACGGCGCCACCCTTCAGCAGCAGGCCGCGGCGAGCACCGGAGGAGAGCGATGCGGCGATGGCGGCGGGGGTGGAGATGACGAGCGCGCAGGGGCAGCCGATCAGCAGGATGGCAAGGCCCTTGTAGACCCATTCGCTCCAGGAACCACCGGCAACGAGCGGCGGCAGGACGGCGACGAGCGCGGCGACCGCGACGACGCCCGGCGTGTAATAGCGCGAGAAGCGGTCGATGAAGCGCTCCGTCGGTGCCTTGGATTCCTGGGCTTCTTCTACCAGCTTGACGACGCGGGCGATGGTATTGTCGGCAGCGGCGGCGGAGACGCGGATACGAAGCGCCGTGTCGCCATTCACGGTGCCGGCGAAGACCGTATCGTCGGGTCCCTTGCGAACGGGAACGCTTTCGCCAGTCACCGGCGATTCATCGATGGCGCTTTCGCCGGAGACGATGATGCCGTCGGCGGAGATGCGATCGCCGGGGCGCACGAGAATGATCGAGCCGACGGCGAGGGCTTCGGCGGGAACTTCGCGTGTCGCGCCGTTTTCTTCCAGCAATGCGCTCTTCGGGACCAGCGTCGTCAGTGACTGGATGCTGGCGCGGGCGCGGCCTGCCGCAACGCCTTCGAGCAATTCGCCGACAAGGAAGAGGAAGACGACGGCCGCGGCTTCTTCGGCGGCATTGATGATGACGGCGCCGACGGCAGCGATGGTCATCAGCATCTCGATCGAGAAGGGTGTGCCGGCAAGCGCTGCCATGACCGCGCGCCGCGCGATCGGGATCAGGCCGATCAGCATGGCGACAGTGAAGGCATAGGCAGAGATCTGTGGCAGGAGATGGCCGGCCGCATAGGCGACTGCGAAAGCGATGCCGGACAGGATGGTGAGCTGGCCCTTCCGGCTTTTCCACCATGGACCGTCCATCGGCGCATGGTCGTGGCCGTGCAGCCCTTCGATTTCCGCGTGGTCGTGGTCATGGTGGGAGTGATCGTGACCGGCGTGGTCATGATCGTGATGCGCGGGAGATGACGGGGCAGGGGCGCTCTGCTTGCCGAGCGGCATGGGGACGACGGAGTAGCCGAGCCCCGTCACACGCTTCTCGATGGCGCCGAGATCGCTGCTGCCGTCGTGGCTGACGGTCATCGTGCCCGCGGTAACCGAGACGGCGACATCCTCGACGCCGGGAAGGCGGCGAACGGCCGTGTCGATCTTCGATGCGCAGGAGGCGCAATCCATGCCGCCGACGCGGTATTTTGCCTGAGATGTTACAGCCATGATCCGGTTCCTTGTCATCTACCGGTGTTCTTCCTACATCCTCTAGCGACTAGAGGTGCAAGAGGCGATCATGAAAAAGATCACTATCGGAGATGCTGCGCGCCAGAGCGGCGTCAAGGTGCCGACCATCCGGTACTACGAGGGCATCGGGTTGCTTGCCGCGCCGGTTCGCAGCGAAGGCAACCAGCGCTCCTATGAGCCCGAGGACGTCAGGCGCCTCGCCTTCATCCGCCATGCGCGCGAACTCGGCTTCGAGGTCGATGCGATCAGGACGTTGCTGACGCTGCAGGACGATCCGCATCAATCCTGCGCCTCGGCCGATGCGATTGCCAAGGCGCGGCTGGCGGAGGTCGAGCAGCGCATCCGCAGCCTGACGGCGCTGAAGGCGGAGCTTGAAGTCATGGTCGAGGGCTGCGGGCACGGCCGCGTCGATCAGTGCCGGGTGATCGAGATCCTTGCCGATCATGGCCAGTGCACGCATCACCAGCATTGACCGGGCGCCAAGTGGCGCAAAGTAGAGATCGAACTTCCTCTATGCATCTTTTGCGCGATCCGGCGGCATAAATCTATCCGAGGCTGCTTATTAAATAAGCGATCGCACAAAGTTTATGCATCCTATCATTTTGAATTTATTCAGCTTTTTGCGTTACAACATCGCGGTCCGCTGTTTGTATCCGAAAAGACTTCATGGCCCCCACCACGACGAAGACCGATGAATTTCAAGTTCCGAACGACGACTTCCGGTCGTTGTTCGAAACCCATCCGTCACCGATGTGGGTCTATGATCCCCGGACGCTGCGCTTCCTCATCGTCAACAATGCCGCCCATGATCTCTACGGCTATTCGGCCGAGCAGTTCCGGGAAATGACCGTGC encodes the following:
- a CDS encoding heavy metal translocating P-type ATPase — protein: MAVTSQAKYRVGGMDCASCASKIDTAVRRLPGVEDVAVSVTAGTMTVSHDGSSDLGAIEKRVTGLGYSVVPMPLGKQSAPAPSSPAHHDHDHAGHDHSHHDHDHAEIEGLHGHDHAPMDGPWWKSRKGQLTILSGIAFAVAYAAGHLLPQISAYAFTVAMLIGLIPIARRAVMAALAGTPFSIEMLMTIAAVGAVIINAAEEAAAVVFLFLVGELLEGVAAGRARASIQSLTTLVPKSALLEENGATREVPAEALAVGSIILVRPGDRISADGIIVSGESAIDESPVTGESVPVRKGPDDTVFAGTVNGDTALRIRVSAAAADNTIARVVKLVEEAQESKAPTERFIDRFSRYYTPGVVAVAALVAVLPPLVAGGSWSEWVYKGLAILLIGCPCALVISTPAAIAASLSSGARRGLLLKGGAVLEGLGKITAVALDKTGTLTEGKPKVTDILAFGSFTEAQVLSRAAVLERSSSHPLALAILNRAAADKVPVPPAFEVAAIAGKGMTGRVGGEQLDLFSPAAVREQLSPEQDSAIQALNDQGKTVSILLVNGAIAGVIAMRDEPRDDAAAGLKALTARGVKVVMLTGDNARTAKAIGEQLGIEVRAELMPEDKQRIVGELKQQGFTVAKVGDGINDAPALAAADIGIAMGGGTDVALETADAAILHGRVGDVAAMIALSQRTMRNIFQNITIALGLKAVFLVTTIIGITGLWPAILADTGATVLVTINALRLLRPAR
- a CDS encoding helix-turn-helix domain-containing protein yields the protein MKKITIGDAARQSGVKVPTIRYYEGIGLLAAPVRSEGNQRSYEPEDVRRLAFIRHARELGFEVDAIRTLLTLQDDPHQSCASADAIAKARLAEVEQRIRSLTALKAELEVMVEGCGHGRVDQCRVIEILADHGQCTHHQH